A window of Pseudomonas denitrificans (nom. rej.) genomic DNA:
GCCGGAGCTGGAGAAACGTCATCGGGTGATCGCCCTCGACGTACGCGGTCACGGCCAGTCGGACAAACCGCGCCAGCGTTACAGCATCGCCGCCTTCGCCGAGGACGTGATCGCCCTGCTCGATCACCTGGGCCTTGGCCGTGTGCATCTGGTGGGCATCAGCATGGGCGGCATGATCGGCTTCGAACTGGCTACCCGCTGGCCGGAGCGGCTGAACAGCCTGACCATTGTCAACAGCGCCCCGGAAGTGAAGCCACGCAGCCTGCGCGAGTATCTGGAAGTGGCGCGCCGGCTGTTCCTCGCCCATGTGCTGGGCCTGGATACGGTGGGCAAGGCGCTGGGCAGGATGCTCTTCCCCAAGCCCGAACAGAGCGACCTGCGCCGCAAGATCCAGCAACGCTGGCCGCAGAACGACAAGCGCGCCTACCTCTCCAGCCTGCACGCCATCATCGGCTGGGGTGTGCAGGAACGCCTGGCGCGCATAACCTGTCCAACCCTGGTGATCAGCGCCGATCGCGACTACACCCCGGTCTCGCTCAAGCAGGCCTACGTCGGGCGCATGCCCAACGCGCGCCTGGTGGTGATCGAGGACTCGCGCCACGCCACGCCGCTGGACCAGCCGGAAAGATTCAATACCACCCTGCTCGACTTCCTCGAGCAGGTCGACCATCCCTAGAACCTTCAGGAAACATCCGCCAAATGACCCTGTTCAAACGCTTCCTGCTCGCTGCCTGCTCCCTGGTCCTGGCCGGCTCGGCAATCGCCGCCGACGCCAACAAGCCCCACGTGCTGCTGTCCACCACCTCGGGTGAAATCGAAATCGAGCTGTACGCCGACAAGGCGCCGATTTCCGTGAAGAACTACCTGTCCTACGTCGACAGCGGCTTCTACAACGGAACCATCTTCCACCGCGTGATCCCCAACTTCATGATCCAGGGTGGCGGCTTCACCGAAGCCATGAAGGAGAAGGACACCCAGGCGCCGATCAAGAACGAGGCCGATAACGGCCTGCTCAACGAGCGCGGCACCCTGGCCATGGCCCGCACCAGCGACGTGAACTCCGCCACCAGCCAGTTCTTCATCAACCTGACCGGCAACGACTTCCTCAACCACGGCGCCCGCGACTTCGGCTACGCGGTATTCGGCAAGGTCGTGCGCGGCA
This region includes:
- a CDS encoding alpha/beta fold hydrolase, which produces MPFFDHAGHRLHYEESGLGTPVLLVHGLGSSTRDWEYQVPELEKRHRVIALDVRGHGQSDKPRQRYSIAAFAEDVIALLDHLGLGRVHLVGISMGGMIGFELATRWPERLNSLTIVNSAPEVKPRSLREYLEVARRLFLAHVLGLDTVGKALGRMLFPKPEQSDLRRKIQQRWPQNDKRAYLSSLHAIIGWGVQERLARITCPTLVISADRDYTPVSLKQAYVGRMPNARLVVIEDSRHATPLDQPERFNTTLLDFLEQVDHP
- a CDS encoding peptidylprolyl isomerase, which translates into the protein MFKRFLLAACSLVLAGSAIAADANKPHVLLSTTSGEIEIELYADKAPISVKNYLSYVDSGFYNGTIFHRVIPNFMIQGGGFTEAMKEKDTQAPIKNEADNGLLNERGTLAMARTSDVNSATSQFFINLTGNDFLNHGARDFGYAVFGKVVRGMGVVDQIAGVKTGNKGMFQDVPTTPVVILSAKRL